The nucleotide window GCCCACATCAATGTATTTCACGATATCAGCATCACCGATACCTTCGATATCCTTGCCTTTAGACTGTACATAGCCCAGGGACGGACGCAGACCGAAATCGAACTGATATTGCGCCACGACTTCAAAGTTCTGTGCTTTATTCGCAAAACCACCAGAAATTGGGGTCATATTGCGTGTTTCAGAATACATCGTTGCCAGATAGATATTGTTCGCGTCATATTTCAGACCGGTTGCCCATGCTTCAGCTTTGTCGCCCTGGCCGCGAGCCAGCAGGTTCTGAGCATTGGTACGGTCAGAGCTGGTGTATGCGCCGCTAACAGCGAAAGGGCTGCCGCCGAAGTCATAAGCCAGAGAAGTACCAAAACCGTCGCCGTTCTGTTTCTTGGCGTCGCGGTTTTCGTTTTTACCCTGGTATTGCAGCGTCATGTCCAGGCCGTCAACCATGCCGAAGAAGTCGGTGTTACGGTAGGTGGCAAGACCGGTAGCACGCTTGGTCATGAAGTTATCAGTCTGCGCGGAAGAGTCGCCGCCGAACTCAGGGAACATATCGGTCCATGCTTCGACGTCATACAGGGCACCCAGGTTACGACCGTAATCCAGAGAACCAATGTTTTTCAGTTTCAGGCCAGCGAATGCCAGACGGGTTTTCTGAGAGGAGTCGCTCTCTGCTTTGTTACCGGCAAATTCGGATTCCCAACGGCCATAGCCCGTCAGCTGATCGTTAATCTGTGTTTCACCTTTAAAACCGAAACGTACGTAGGTCTGGTCACCGTCTTTAGAGGCATCATCACTGATGTAGTGCATTGCTTTTACTTTGCCGTACACGTCCAGTTTATTGCCATCTTTATTATAGACTTCGGCCGCGTGTACAGATGCAGAAGCAACTACGCCCATAACCACTAATGCCAGTGTGCTCTTTTTCATTTTCGATCCTGATTTTATAAACGCGCTAAAATTCGCTGGACGATAAGCTCATGCCTAAGTCCCGTGAAAAAACAGGAAGGGTTTTAACGTTCTGGAATTAAACTTTTATGACAAAATAAGAATAATTTTAAAAAACTGTGATTTATTATTTCTGTAATAAAATTGTCAAAATTTGCCACTACGCTCCCTGATCCGGCGCAACAAAGTGTTTAGTGATGTGCTAAGGCAGTTGGCAACGGGGCTGAGTCCTGCTAAAACGTTCGTTTGACATCATTTCCCCTTATCGTTGAACGGCAGAGAATCATGAGTGATAGCCAGACGCTGGTGGTAAAACTCGGTACCAGTGTGTTAACAGGCGGATCGCGCCGCCTAAATCGCGCCCACATTGTTGAGCTTGTACGTCAGTGCGCTCAGCTGCATGCCGCAGGGCATCGTATCGTTATTGTGACTTCCGGGGCGATTGCCGCCGGGCGTGAACACCTGGGTTACCCCGAACTCCCCGCGACGATAGCCTCTAAACAGTTGCTGGCCGCCGTGGGACAAAGCCGACTGATTCAACTCTGGGAACAGCTGTTTTCTATCTATGGCATTCATGTCGG belongs to Enterobacter cloacae and includes:
- a CDS encoding phosphoporin PhoE is translated as MKKSTLALVVMGVVASASVHAAEVYNKDGNKLDVYGKVKAMHYISDDASKDGDQTYVRFGFKGETQINDQLTGYGRWESEFAGNKAESDSSQKTRLAFAGLKLKNIGSLDYGRNLGALYDVEAWTDMFPEFGGDSSAQTDNFMTKRATGLATYRNTDFFGMVDGLDMTLQYQGKNENRDAKKQNGDGFGTSLAYDFGGSPFAVSGAYTSSDRTNAQNLLARGQGDKAEAWATGLKYDANNIYLATMYSETRNMTPISGGFANKAQNFEVVAQYQFDFGLRPSLGYVQSKGKDIEGIGDADIVKYIDVGATYYFNKNMSTFVDYKINQIDDKNKLGVSSDDIVALGMTYQF